A genome region from Carya illinoinensis cultivar Pawnee chromosome 2, C.illinoinensisPawnee_v1, whole genome shotgun sequence includes the following:
- the LOC122295308 gene encoding transcription factor MYB1-like, which yields MGRSPCCPKDQSLNRGTWTAIEDKILEAYIKIHGEGKWRNVAKRAGLKRCGKSCRLRWLNYLRPGIKRGNITNDEEELIIRLHKLLGNRWSLIAGRLPGRTDNEIKNYWNTNIGKKILLGRPNPTKASAIVELPKANASASCTVIRTRATRCRKVVLMNTSGPQEPHDHHQQQLDAKPVVVESSSLVHDENHGTVDFSKYNLEENNLPNFTIDFEIDKIFLSEIDFDLMNADFSKLPCFENNNNNEVGSSTTCDTDHSSPAFIDHALLVSKETELHGSEDFQLMAPLTVSEYFDWLFVSEDTLHGSEENSDDQSKYPTLSAPKDRCF from the exons ATGGGAAGGAGTCCTTGTTGTCCAAAAGATCAGAGCTTGAATAGGGGAACATGGACAGCTATTGAAGACAAAATACTCGAAGCATACATCAAAATTCATGGCGAAGGAAAATGGAGAAACGTTGCCAAAAGAGCGG GGCTTAAGAGATGTGGGAAGAGTTGTCGGCTAAGGTGGTTGAATTATCTGAGACCTGGTATTAAGCGAGGCAACATAACCAATGATGAAGAGGAGCTTATTATCAGGCTTCACAAACTCTTGGGAAACAG ATGGTCTTTGATTGCTGGGCGGCTTCCTGGACGAACAGATAATGAAATCAAGAATTACTGGAACACCAACATTGGAAAGAAAATACTCTTAGGGCGCCCCAACCCCACCAAAGCGTCAGCTATAGTCGAGCTACCAAAAGCAAATGCAAGCGCTTCGTGTACTGTGATACGTACAAGGGCAACAAGGTGCCGCAAAGTTGTCCTGATGAATACCTCGGGGCCACAGGAACCTCATGATCATCATCAACAGCAGCTTGACGCCAAGCCAGTCGTCGTTGAAAGTTCCTCCTTAGTTCATGATGAGAATCACGGCACAGTTGATTTTTCAAAAtacaatttggaagaaaataatcTGCCAAACTTCACGATAGATTTTGAGATTGACAAAATTTTTCTGTCAGAGATCGATTTTGATCTGATGAACGCTGATTTCTCGAAGCTACCTTGTTTtgaaaacaataacaataatgaGGTTGGTAGCAGTACTACCTGTGATACAGACCATTCTTCACCAGCATTTATTGATCATGCTCTCTTGGTTTCTAAAGAAACAGAACTGCATGGGTCGGAGGATTTTCAACTTATGGCTCCTCTGACTGTGTCTGAGTACTTCGACTGGCTCTTTGTTTCTGAAGATACATTGCATGGCTCCGAGGAAAATTCT